Proteins encoded within one genomic window of Leptospira stimsonii:
- a CDS encoding type II secretion system protein GspJ, with protein sequence MKKIRFKFYRNGFTLIEISIVVMILGVIFTGIFSTYYTALKISRESSSPGGASKRDILLAMENVRSTISMAYFHQTQRRLIFVGKNDGRGIDRKDRLDFAATHPNSEETSMPEVREVGFYLKPMPDQPDYNFLIRREDEMVDRYPKSGGTEYTLLSHVKSFQLKYSRTGAKWEDEWDSKLTKVLPRLIRIEMIVNSGKKEVRYETLAFPGILFK encoded by the coding sequence ATGAAAAAGATACGTTTCAAATTCTACCGCAATGGATTCACGTTGATCGAAATTTCGATCGTAGTGATGATTTTGGGCGTGATCTTCACAGGAATTTTCTCCACGTATTATACTGCTTTGAAAATCTCAAGGGAATCCTCTTCTCCGGGAGGAGCTTCCAAAAGAGACATTCTACTCGCAATGGAAAATGTTCGTAGTACGATTTCAATGGCTTACTTTCACCAAACACAGAGAAGGTTGATCTTCGTTGGAAAAAACGACGGAAGAGGAATCGACCGTAAGGATCGTTTGGACTTTGCCGCGACCCATCCCAACTCGGAAGAAACATCCATGCCGGAAGTCAGAGAAGTCGGATTCTATCTCAAACCGATGCCGGATCAACCCGATTATAATTTTCTCATTCGAAGAGAAGACGAGATGGTGGACCGTTATCCGAAATCGGGCGGAACCGAATACACTCTCCTCAGTCACGTGAAAAGTTTTCAATTAAAGTATTCCAGAACGGGCGCCAAATGGGAAGACGAATGGGATTCCAAACTCACAAAGGTTCTACCGAGACTCATTCGAATCGAGATGATCGTAAATTCCGGTAAAAAGGAGGTCCGCTATGAAACCCTCGCGTTTCCGGGAATTCTTTTTAAATAA
- the gspN gene encoding type II secretion system protein GspN has protein sequence MKKEEEFQEETALTPEEEEFLTLELQEEEEESAPRFSLKQKLYLIATGVGSFLIFTILLFPLDEIIRSSLNTSSTKTGTIINFRDLSISLLGNVTLDTLEITTPSNLKIKAEETVLKTSFFGLMKRKFDGKFKLISLKIDTENGPFAKIPRIEGQGKFENLDAGIARMAGDLDIEIPAGSSGMIMELPEIPLLGELKNVTIKKFLTKINLQGGNLIFKDFTLDTSIARFDITGNIRLSESIQFSQLNLKICLELDRNFALERQDIEDMLTVLSKQSNEKCIPLMGTIGKPEAKIPGLSGLPSTP, from the coding sequence ATGAAAAAAGAAGAAGAATTTCAGGAAGAAACAGCCCTCACTCCGGAGGAGGAAGAATTCTTAACTCTGGAACTTCAAGAAGAGGAAGAAGAGTCGGCGCCTCGATTCTCCCTCAAACAAAAACTCTATTTGATCGCAACGGGTGTCGGCTCTTTTCTGATTTTTACGATTCTCCTTTTTCCACTCGACGAAATCATTCGAAGTTCCTTGAATACTTCCTCCACAAAAACTGGAACGATTATTAATTTTCGGGATCTGAGTATTTCACTATTGGGAAACGTAACTCTGGACACTTTGGAGATTACGACGCCGTCTAATCTTAAAATCAAAGCCGAAGAAACGGTTCTAAAAACCTCGTTCTTCGGACTGATGAAACGTAAGTTCGACGGAAAATTCAAACTCATCTCTTTAAAAATCGACACCGAAAACGGACCGTTTGCAAAGATTCCTCGGATCGAAGGTCAGGGAAAATTTGAAAATTTGGATGCGGGAATTGCAAGAATGGCCGGTGACCTGGATATAGAAATTCCTGCGGGCTCTTCCGGTATGATCATGGAACTTCCGGAGATCCCGTTACTCGGAGAACTCAAAAACGTCACGATCAAGAAGTTTTTGACAAAGATAAACCTTCAAGGAGGAAATCTTATCTTTAAAGATTTTACCTTGGATACGTCGATCGCTCGTTTTGATATTACCGGAAACATTCGTCTTTCTGAAAGTATTCAATTCTCACAACTCAACCTTAAAATCTGTCTGGAATTGGACCGCAACTTCGCTTTAGAAAGACAGGATATCGAAGATATGCTTACGGTTTTGAGTAAACAAAGTAACGAGAAGTGTATTCCATTGATGGGAACGATCGGAAAGCCGGAAGCGAAGATTCCTGGATTGAGCGGCCTTCCGTCCACTCCATAA
- a CDS encoding type II secretion system protein, producing MKTNNSNLKFFSKWKRFRNPFRKGFNLIEVSIALALAGIAMTYTYMVISNGIRQQRLAAVMSNAVHLAKIKMAQIDSVSVLQSDNTSGEIPGYPGYSFKTQIGEEDMDLLKLAGKEGKKPEDLLGGRDSEMNKLIMRRSGQANQGASTAGIIRVFRIKVTINYPTGSGTESYTAETFKSAQY from the coding sequence ATGAAAACGAACAACAGCAACCTTAAATTCTTCTCCAAATGGAAACGGTTCCGGAATCCTTTTCGAAAGGGTTTCAACCTGATCGAAGTATCCATCGCTCTCGCGTTAGCCGGAATCGCGATGACGTATACGTATATGGTCATTTCCAACGGGATCAGACAACAAAGACTCGCGGCTGTGATGTCAAACGCGGTTCATCTCGCAAAGATCAAGATGGCTCAGATCGATTCCGTCTCGGTTCTTCAATCCGACAATACGTCCGGAGAAATTCCGGGTTATCCGGGTTATAGTTTTAAAACACAGATCGGGGAAGAGGATATGGATCTTCTCAAACTCGCGGGTAAGGAAGGTAAAAAACCGGAAGACCTGTTGGGTGGAAGAGATTCCGAGATGAACAAGCTGATTATGCGAAGATCCGGTCAAGCGAATCAGGGAGCTTCCACGGCAGGGATCATTCGAGTTTTTAGAATTAAGGTTACGATCAATTATCCTACGGGAAGTGGAACGGAATCTTATACTGCGGAAACATTCAAATCGGCTCAGTATTGA
- the gspG gene encoding type II secretion system major pseudopilin GspG, which yields MNLSKLKRKYRKGLTLIELAVVVIILGALIALVYSNFRPGEISDDTAALKLKKDAYELQSHLERYAQRYGSYPSDEQGLEALVEKPTTGEVPEDWKPILSKKGAINDPWGTSYKLKRDSGGDVQIFTLGKDKKEGGEGKNADFNILNEDEYPSDFRRK from the coding sequence TTGAATCTGTCCAAATTAAAAAGAAAATACAGAAAAGGTCTCACACTGATAGAACTCGCCGTTGTCGTGATTATTTTAGGAGCGCTCATCGCTTTGGTTTATTCCAACTTTCGTCCGGGTGAAATCAGCGATGATACTGCGGCTCTGAAACTTAAGAAAGACGCTTACGAATTACAATCACATCTCGAAAGATACGCCCAGAGATATGGATCTTATCCGAGCGACGAACAAGGATTAGAGGCTCTTGTTGAAAAACCGACAACCGGAGAAGTGCCTGAAGATTGGAAACCGATCCTGAGTAAAAAAGGAGCGATCAACGATCCTTGGGGAACATCTTATAAACTCAAAAGAGACTCCGGTGGTGACGTTCAAATCTTTACCTTAGGTAAGGATAAAAAAGAGGGCGGAGAAGGCAAAAATGCTGACTTCAACATTCTCAACGAAGACGAATATCCTTCCGACTTCCGCAGAAAATAA
- a CDS encoding vitamin B12-dependent ribonucleotide reductase, translating into MKLNRHFTAPKSGESSEIRWAKRNSKISNPDGSKVFEANDIKVPEGWSQVAVDILAQKYFRRKGIPKYLKKVQEEGIPEWLQKSIPDTEKLESLKPEDRFGGETSALEVFHRLAGCWTYWGYKYKYFSDEESAKVFYDETVYMLATQMAAPNSPQWFNTGLNWAYGIDGKSQGHYYVDPSTGKLVKSASAYEHPQPHACFIQSVDDDLVNEGGIMDLWVREARLFKYGSGTGTNFSNLRGENEPLSGGGKSSGLMSFLKIGDRAAGAIKSGGTTRRAAKMVCLDVDHPDIESFVDWKVTEEKKVASLVTGSMLNNRHLNAIISACYEMEGEDRFDPKKNSSLKKTIVEAKKVLIPDNYIKRVIDLAKQGYKEILFEELTTDWQSDAYNTVSGQNSNNSVRLTNEFMTAVEQDQPWNLYFRTEKERAKAEGRKPKPSETLRARELWEKISYAAWASADPGTQYHTTINEWHTCPEDGPINASNPCSEYMFLDNTACNLASANLQKFVDLETLNFDVEGFRYLCKLWTIILEISITMAQFPSKEIAELSYKFRTVGLGYANLGSVLMILGIPYDSQEAMAITGAISSIMHMTAYATSAEMAKEQGPFAGYAKNKKHMLRVIRNHRRAAYNAPSGDYEGLTITPVGINPAFCPSYMLKAAQEDSDLALALGEKHGYRNAQVTVIAPTGTIGLVMDCDTTGIEPDFALVKFKKLAGGGYFKIINQSVPYGLKKLGYSPSEIEAIVNYCKGHATLNGAPVVNTQALKEKGFTNEILEKVEASLPLAFDINFAFNKFNLGEDFLTRNLGIAKEIFDVPGFSLLEYLGFSKEDINKANDYVCGTMTIENAPFLKEKDYPVFDCANKCGKYGKRFLSYESHIRTMAAAQPFISGAISKTINLPEDAVVEDVKNAYFLSWKMMIKANALYRDGSKLSQPLNSVLELLNGIEIEEQDEVREAMISRDPVQIAEKVITKYISHRRKLPSRRAGYTQKAIVGGHKVYLRTGEYEDGQIGEIFIDMHKEGAAFRSLMNAFAISVSLGLQHGVPLEEYVDAFTFFKFEPNGIVSGNKHIKMSTSVIDYIFRELAITYLGRYDLGQVAPEDLRGDEIGSKRATAESNVREKETVTNTAVAEAPPKKEVETISYSQMISKERTPAPTGIALLEEVKLAKIKGYTGDSCSECGSFEMVRNGSCLKCMSCGSTTGCS; encoded by the coding sequence ATGAAGTTAAACCGCCATTTTACGGCCCCCAAAAGTGGAGAATCGTCCGAAATTCGTTGGGCGAAACGCAATTCCAAAATTTCTAATCCGGATGGATCTAAAGTTTTCGAAGCAAACGACATCAAAGTTCCTGAGGGTTGGTCTCAGGTCGCCGTTGATATTCTTGCGCAGAAATACTTCCGTCGAAAAGGAATTCCGAAGTATTTGAAAAAAGTACAAGAGGAAGGGATTCCAGAATGGCTTCAAAAATCGATTCCTGATACAGAAAAATTGGAATCATTAAAGCCGGAAGATCGTTTTGGCGGTGAAACCAGCGCGCTGGAAGTCTTTCATAGGCTCGCGGGATGCTGGACGTATTGGGGATACAAATACAAATATTTCTCCGACGAAGAAAGCGCAAAGGTTTTCTATGATGAAACAGTGTATATGCTCGCCACTCAGATGGCGGCTCCCAATTCCCCTCAGTGGTTCAACACTGGTTTGAACTGGGCATATGGAATTGATGGTAAATCCCAAGGTCATTATTATGTAGATCCTTCTACCGGAAAACTCGTTAAGTCTGCATCCGCGTATGAACACCCCCAACCACACGCTTGTTTTATCCAAAGCGTGGATGACGATCTCGTCAACGAAGGTGGAATCATGGACCTTTGGGTTCGGGAAGCTCGTCTTTTTAAATACGGTTCCGGAACGGGAACCAACTTCTCCAACCTAAGAGGTGAAAACGAACCACTTTCCGGTGGAGGAAAAAGCTCCGGTTTGATGAGTTTCTTAAAAATCGGAGACCGTGCCGCCGGTGCGATCAAATCCGGTGGAACCACCCGTCGCGCGGCGAAGATGGTTTGCCTCGACGTGGATCATCCGGACATCGAAAGTTTTGTAGATTGGAAAGTAACCGAAGAGAAGAAAGTCGCTTCTCTGGTAACCGGATCGATGTTGAATAACCGTCATCTCAACGCGATCATTTCCGCTTGTTACGAGATGGAAGGTGAAGATCGTTTTGATCCGAAGAAAAATTCTTCTCTCAAGAAAACGATCGTAGAAGCAAAGAAGGTTTTAATTCCCGATAATTACATCAAGCGTGTGATCGATCTCGCCAAACAAGGTTACAAAGAAATTCTTTTTGAAGAACTCACAACCGATTGGCAGTCCGACGCTTACAATACGGTTTCCGGTCAGAACAGCAACAACTCGGTTCGTCTTACGAATGAGTTTATGACTGCGGTAGAACAAGACCAACCTTGGAACTTGTATTTCAGAACGGAAAAAGAAAGAGCGAAAGCGGAAGGACGCAAACCGAAACCTTCCGAAACTCTTAGAGCAAGAGAACTCTGGGAAAAAATTTCCTATGCGGCTTGGGCGAGTGCGGATCCTGGAACACAATACCATACCACCATCAACGAATGGCATACTTGTCCCGAGGATGGACCGATCAACGCATCGAACCCCTGCTCCGAATATATGTTCTTAGATAACACGGCTTGTAATCTCGCTTCGGCGAACTTACAAAAGTTCGTAGATCTGGAAACCTTAAACTTCGACGTGGAAGGCTTTCGTTATCTTTGCAAACTCTGGACGATCATTCTTGAGATCTCCATCACGATGGCTCAGTTTCCGTCCAAAGAAATCGCAGAACTCTCTTATAAATTTCGGACCGTCGGTCTTGGTTATGCAAATCTCGGTTCTGTGTTGATGATTCTTGGAATTCCTTACGATTCCCAAGAAGCGATGGCGATTACCGGTGCGATTTCCTCTATCATGCACATGACCGCGTATGCAACTTCTGCGGAAATGGCGAAAGAACAAGGTCCATTTGCGGGCTACGCGAAGAATAAAAAACATATGCTTCGTGTGATTCGCAATCATAGAAGAGCGGCTTACAACGCTCCTTCCGGTGACTACGAAGGTTTGACGATCACTCCTGTGGGAATCAATCCGGCGTTTTGTCCTTCCTATATGCTGAAAGCGGCTCAAGAAGATTCTGATCTCGCTTTGGCTCTCGGTGAAAAACATGGATATAGAAACGCACAAGTGACCGTAATCGCTCCTACCGGAACGATCGGTCTCGTGATGGATTGTGATACGACCGGGATCGAGCCCGACTTCGCGTTAGTGAAATTCAAAAAACTCGCAGGTGGCGGCTATTTCAAGATCATCAATCAATCCGTTCCTTACGGTTTGAAAAAATTAGGCTATTCTCCGTCCGAGATCGAAGCGATTGTTAATTATTGCAAAGGACACGCGACTCTCAACGGAGCCCCGGTAGTAAACACACAAGCTCTGAAAGAAAAAGGTTTCACGAACGAGATTCTCGAAAAGGTGGAAGCTTCTCTTCCTCTCGCTTTCGATATCAATTTTGCGTTCAACAAATTCAATCTTGGCGAAGATTTCTTAACCCGGAATCTTGGAATCGCAAAAGAGATCTTCGACGTTCCCGGTTTTTCTCTTTTGGAATACCTCGGTTTTTCCAAAGAAGATATCAACAAAGCGAACGATTATGTCTGCGGAACAATGACGATCGAAAATGCCCCTTTCTTAAAAGAGAAAGACTATCCGGTGTTCGATTGTGCAAATAAATGCGGTAAGTATGGAAAGAGATTCCTTTCCTACGAATCTCATATTCGTACGATGGCGGCGGCACAACCTTTTATCAGTGGCGCGATCTCTAAAACGATCAACCTTCCGGAAGACGCGGTTGTGGAAGACGTCAAAAACGCCTACTTCCTTTCCTGGAAGATGATGATCAAAGCGAACGCTCTTTACAGAGACGGATCGAAACTTTCTCAACCTCTCAATTCCGTACTCGAACTCCTCAATGGAATTGAAATCGAAGAACAAGACGAAGTCAGAGAAGCGATGATCTCGAGAGATCCGGTACAAATCGCAGAGAAAGTGATTACAAAGTATATCTCTCACAGAAGAAAACTTCCGAGCAGGAGAGCGGGTTATACTCAGAAAGCGATCGTAGGCGGTCACAAGGTTTATTTAAGAACCGGTGAATACGAAGACGGTCAGATCGGGGAAATCTTTATCGATATGCATAAGGAAGGAGCGGCGTTTAGAAGTTTGATGAACGCGTTTGCGATTTCCGTTTCTTTAGGTTTGCAACACGGGGTTCCATTGGAAGAATATGTAGACGCTTTCACTTTCTTCAAATTTGAACCGAACGGAATCGTTTCCGGAAACAAACACATCAAGATGAGCACTTCCGTAATCGATTATATCTTTAGAGAATTGGCGATTACCTATCTCGGAAGATACGACCTCGGACAAGTTGCGCCGGAAGATCTGAGAGGAGACGAAATCGGTTCCAAAAGAGCGACTGCAGAATCGAACGTACGTGAAAAAGAAACGGTTACGAACACCGCGGTTGCGGAAGCTCCTCCGAAGAAAGAAGTGGAGACAATTTCTTATTCTCAGATGATTTCAAAAGAAAGGACTCCGGCTCCAACAGGGATTGCACTTCTCGAAGAAGTCAAGTTAGCAAAAATCAAAGGCTATACCGGTGATTCTTGTTCCGAGTGCGGTTCTTTTGAAATGGTGAGAAACGGGTCTTGTCTGAAATGTATGTCCTGTGGATCTACCACTGGATGTTCTTGA
- a CDS encoding type II secretion system F family protein, protein MAIYSYVAFNKKGKEEKGIIDAASLQAARSKLKNKGLYVRNISEDSEKKDRELFPFLAKYFYRIPRKEVGLFSRQLATLLGAGIPLDKSLASIVEQTDNQNFRKVLTGMQANITEGSSLSEAMKKHPDVFPSQFPSLVAVGEKTGDYEATLTRLAELEEKSSELKAKVQVAMVYPFIMGSLSIFVTIFLLTVVIPQIQELFLQFDAKLPLITRIVILVSDILIGFWWLLLALGFGGIVGFIYYKNTPQGKRNWDEFILKVPILGSLARKVLVSSFARNIGILLSNRVPLITTLSIVERIVDHSIFGEEIKNAVDRIKEGEKLSASFSGSVILPQMVIGMIAAGEVSDRVPEMMNKLADIYDTEVDTAIKTMTQSMEPLMIVVMGLLIGTIMASIMVPMYNLTQQLQNI, encoded by the coding sequence ATGGCAATTTATTCTTACGTAGCATTCAACAAAAAAGGGAAAGAAGAAAAGGGAATCATCGACGCGGCTTCCCTCCAAGCGGCTCGTTCTAAATTAAAAAACAAGGGACTCTACGTTCGCAACATTTCCGAAGATTCCGAAAAAAAAGACCGGGAGCTTTTTCCATTCTTAGCCAAATACTTTTATAGAATTCCCAGAAAAGAGGTCGGGCTTTTTTCTAGACAACTCGCGACCTTGCTCGGAGCGGGAATTCCTCTGGATAAATCCTTAGCAAGCATTGTAGAACAAACCGATAATCAGAATTTTAGAAAAGTTTTGACCGGGATGCAAGCCAACATCACCGAAGGTTCTTCCTTATCCGAAGCGATGAAAAAACATCCGGACGTGTTTCCGAGTCAGTTTCCTTCTCTCGTCGCGGTAGGAGAAAAAACGGGAGATTACGAAGCGACTCTCACTCGACTCGCTGAACTGGAAGAGAAGTCGAGCGAGCTCAAGGCAAAAGTCCAAGTTGCGATGGTCTACCCCTTTATCATGGGTTCTCTTTCCATCTTCGTAACGATCTTCTTATTGACCGTGGTCATTCCTCAGATTCAAGAATTGTTTTTGCAGTTCGACGCAAAACTTCCTTTGATCACCCGAATCGTCATTTTAGTCTCCGATATTCTCATCGGTTTTTGGTGGCTTCTTCTTGCGTTGGGTTTTGGCGGAATCGTCGGCTTTATCTATTATAAAAACACTCCACAAGGAAAACGAAACTGGGACGAATTCATTTTGAAGGTTCCGATCTTGGGCTCTTTGGCCCGTAAGGTTTTAGTAAGTAGTTTTGCGAGAAATATCGGCATTCTTTTGAGCAATCGAGTCCCATTGATCACAACTCTTTCCATCGTGGAACGGATTGTGGATCATAGTATCTTCGGGGAAGAAATCAAAAACGCGGTGGATCGAATCAAGGAAGGAGAAAAACTATCGGCTTCCTTTAGCGGATCCGTGATTCTTCCGCAGATGGTGATCGGTATGATCGCCGCCGGAGAGGTTTCGGATCGGGTTCCCGAGATGATGAACAAACTCGCGGATATTTACGATACCGAAGTAGATACAGCGATTAAAACGATGACACAATCCATGGAACCGCTCATGATTGTGGTAATGGGTCTTCTTATTGGAACGATTATGGCTTCGATCATGGTCCCAATGTACAACTTGACGCAACAACTTCAAAATATATAA
- a CDS encoding type II secretion system protein produces MKIRNIRKGFTLIELIVVIAILAGLISILATTAANFIVPSSSDAAQTLKQAAEFCYRKSILTNTTMVLELDIENDTYTVKKLVRDEGGLKEVLVFKPQKLPYNSEIIDITDIRGFRYTKGIVKVPFTYLGIAADYSIHLGNDPSIYRTLIIYRYGGKVTVLEGEQFHTSSNLSNDKNWKEQQDENEQQQP; encoded by the coding sequence ATGAAAATAAGAAATATCCGGAAAGGATTTACCCTGATCGAGTTGATCGTGGTGATCGCGATCCTCGCGGGGTTAATTAGTATTCTTGCAACTACCGCGGCAAACTTCATCGTTCCCTCTAGTTCGGACGCGGCACAAACCCTCAAACAAGCGGCCGAATTTTGTTATCGCAAATCGATTCTTACGAACACGACCATGGTTTTGGAATTGGATATTGAAAACGACACGTACACCGTAAAAAAACTCGTTAGAGACGAAGGCGGCCTCAAAGAAGTATTGGTTTTTAAACCTCAAAAACTTCCATACAATTCCGAAATCATAGATATCACCGACATTCGAGGTTTTCGATATACAAAGGGAATCGTAAAAGTTCCTTTTACCTATTTAGGCATCGCCGCTGATTATAGCATTCACTTGGGAAACGATCCGTCCATTTATCGAACCTTGATCATCTATCGTTACGGAGGAAAGGTTACCGTTCTGGAAGGGGAACAATTTCACACTTCTTCCAACCTCTCAAACGATAAAAATTGGAAAGAACAACAGGATGAAAACGAACAACAGCAACCTTAA
- a CDS encoding c-type cytochrome, whose translation MLKVIKWIGFFFLLLIFGIGFGTVFRQNLKYEAPYPEVKASQDPRVISRGERLAYGAAHCADCHLAESATSNSRPSLSGGKKFFLPVGTFYSPNITPDHETGIGRFSDAEIARALRYGVHPDHTVVFDFMPFHNTSDEDLTAIISFLRSLKPIKNQVASHELNLIGKVLKAFVVKPVGPKGEVLKSIEADESIAYGEYLANSVANCSGCHTKRNIIGEYIGEPFAGGAPMVDPDPTKEVLTPPNLTPHSEGRITNWTEKQFLARFRQGKSISHSHMPWDSYANMNDSELKAIFRFLKSLKPAKNES comes from the coding sequence ATGTTAAAAGTCATAAAGTGGATTGGCTTTTTTTTCTTGTTGTTGATTTTCGGAATCGGGTTCGGGACCGTTTTTCGACAAAATTTAAAGTATGAAGCTCCATATCCCGAAGTAAAGGCTTCCCAAGATCCGCGCGTAATCTCACGGGGAGAACGCCTCGCCTATGGTGCCGCGCACTGCGCGGATTGTCACTTAGCGGAATCCGCAACATCGAACTCGCGACCAAGTTTGTCCGGTGGAAAAAAGTTCTTTTTGCCGGTTGGAACATTCTATTCTCCTAATATTACTCCGGATCACGAAACGGGGATCGGTCGTTTTTCCGACGCGGAAATCGCTCGGGCACTGCGTTATGGTGTTCATCCGGATCATACGGTCGTTTTTGATTTTATGCCCTTTCACAATACGAGCGATGAGGATCTAACCGCGATCATTTCTTTTCTCCGAAGTTTAAAACCGATAAAGAATCAAGTTGCCTCCCATGAACTCAATTTGATCGGAAAGGTATTGAAGGCTTTTGTCGTAAAGCCCGTTGGTCCTAAAGGCGAGGTTCTAAAATCCATCGAAGCGGACGAAAGCATTGCCTATGGAGAATATCTTGCGAATAGCGTCGCAAACTGTAGCGGCTGTCATACGAAAAGAAATATCATCGGCGAATACATCGGAGAACCGTTTGCCGGAGGAGCTCCGATGGTGGATCCGGATCCGACAAAAGAAGTTCTCACGCCTCCCAATTTAACACCTCACTCGGAAGGACGAATCACAAACTGGACGGAAAAACAATTTTTGGCCCGTTTTCGCCAAGGGAAATCGATTTCCCACAGTCACATGCCCTGGGATTCGTATGCGAATATGAATGATTCCGAATTGAAGGCTATTTTTCGATTTTTGAAATCCTTAAAACCGGCAAAAAACGAATCTTAA
- the pilM gene encoding pilus assembly protein PilM: MFIYDQFLAIDYGTSTIKGVLFQKVLGKLSILRSEIMSISHGEEEEYRHNILRFINSYFPGETSIVLNLPLDRLFVRELHIPLTTVKAIREVIPFEVENRIPFPMETVEVTGSIWRIDQEKSDVIAYCAHHSELDFITFPFLDTNIVFRGLFVDSVSLSTVITEHTNKEITYKNCAQADIGGRVTILNILSEGKVAHTRYISMGGDTLTEQIASDLKIPYEKAEAIKLSLQFEPFSGEDDGLNLFAKEFKLKVADIKRSFQSVSKFAEKLSSEIHRSIVSMNETERPEVLYLSGGGSKIRGIESVFGESLGLITRRYDFLSLDGDTFSTCFGMGYHFGLAKKDKIDFINTPHVKRINKNILNFDQFLPHLIFSGVSLFILITVFFVGIVIDKRKLSASEKLLAEKFQRGFGRSAPEDVDILEYATKLKNDEKKKTEIYRLYLSKPSILDILFELSMNFPASDMQPFQLDQFDYDQDLVKIGGRVNEFSEIGVVQRSLEKSPMFKDIEVTNKRMMQGIKTYKVSFTITMKVVNKPVGAEESF; this comes from the coding sequence ATGTTTATTTACGATCAATTTCTTGCAATCGACTACGGAACGAGCACGATCAAAGGAGTTCTCTTCCAAAAAGTTCTGGGTAAACTGAGTATTCTTCGTTCCGAGATCATGAGTATCTCTCACGGCGAAGAAGAGGAATACCGACACAACATTCTTCGTTTTATCAACTCTTACTTTCCTGGAGAAACAAGCATTGTTCTCAATCTTCCGCTCGACCGCCTATTTGTAAGAGAACTACACATTCCACTCACAACCGTCAAAGCGATTCGAGAAGTCATTCCGTTTGAAGTGGAAAATAGAATTCCGTTTCCTATGGAAACCGTAGAAGTCACGGGAAGTATCTGGAGAATCGATCAGGAAAAGTCCGACGTGATCGCCTATTGCGCTCACCACTCCGAACTCGACTTCATCACATTTCCTTTTTTGGATACGAATATCGTTTTCCGTGGCCTCTTCGTAGATTCGGTAAGTTTGTCTACGGTCATTACGGAACATACAAACAAAGAGATCACTTATAAGAATTGTGCACAAGCCGACATCGGCGGAAGAGTTACGATCCTCAACATTCTCTCCGAAGGAAAAGTCGCTCATACGAGATATATTTCCATGGGAGGAGACACTCTCACGGAACAGATCGCTTCCGATTTAAAAATTCCTTATGAGAAAGCGGAGGCGATCAAACTTTCTCTCCAGTTCGAACCTTTCTCCGGGGAGGACGACGGCTTAAATCTATTCGCAAAAGAATTCAAACTCAAAGTCGCCGATATTAAAAGATCCTTTCAGAGCGTTTCGAAATTCGCTGAAAAACTTTCCTCCGAAATTCATAGAAGTATCGTCTCCATGAACGAAACGGAAAGACCGGAAGTTTTATATCTTTCCGGAGGAGGAAGCAAGATCCGAGGAATCGAATCTGTTTTTGGAGAATCCCTTGGATTGATTACGAGAAGATATGATTTTCTTTCTTTGGACGGAGATACATTTTCGACTTGTTTCGGAATGGGTTATCATTTCGGTTTAGCAAAAAAAGATAAAATCGATTTTATCAACACTCCACACGTTAAACGAATCAATAAGAATATTCTAAACTTCGATCAATTTCTTCCACATTTGATCTTTTCAGGAGTTTCACTGTTTATTTTGATCACCGTTTTTTTCGTGGGTATCGTGATCGACAAAAGAAAGTTAAGCGCGAGCGAAAAACTTCTTGCAGAAAAATTCCAAAGAGGTTTCGGAAGATCCGCTCCGGAAGATGTGGATATTTTAGAATACGCCACAAAACTCAAAAACGACGAGAAGAAAAAGACGGAGATCTACAGACTCTACTTAAGTAAACCGAGTATTCTCGATATTCTTTTTGAACTTTCAATGAACTTTCCCGCTTCCGACATGCAACCGTTTCAGTTGGATCAATTCGACTACGATCAGGATCTGGTGAAAATAGGCGGAAGAGTAAACGAGTTCAGCGAGATCGGGGTCGTGCAGAGATCTTTGGAAAAATCACCGATGTTCAAGGACATAGAAGTGACGAATAAAAGAATGATGCAGGGAATCAAAACGTATAAGGTTTCGTTTACGATCACGATGAAGGTAGTGAATAAGCCCGTCGGTGCGGAGGAATCTTTTTAA